In a single window of the Papaver somniferum cultivar HN1 chromosome 8, ASM357369v1, whole genome shotgun sequence genome:
- the LOC113301526 gene encoding calmodulin-binding transcription activator 6-like yields MEGRIIDREEREAMKAVEANEIKIYNDMRTIEMQEEHKRQGIKPFHYVPKLIDVTEADSLTDERYKQIFCITGITNNTASTFGREIAIAGRFLDKQQNFDWSKSHRALCLGEWVFSCTAMFHVPGTVNVYLSLDGRTPISQILKFDYISTPTNQELFSTVVGFRQQLCLAHLLFSKSKIFDMPSCIPHSPGDALLLKCILS; encoded by the exons ATGGAAGGTAGAATTATTGATAGAGAGGAAAGGGAAGCGATGAAGGCTGTGGAAGCAAACGAGATTAAAATTTATAACGATATGCGGACTATTGAAATGCAGGAGGAGCATAAGAGAC AAGGTATCAAACCCTTTCATTATGTGCCGAAACTAATTGATGTAACTGAGGCCGATTCCTTAACT GATGAACGATATAAGCAAATCTTTTGCATCACCGGTATCACCAATAATACTGCTTCAACATTCGGAAGAGAG ATTGCAATAGCTGGTCGCTTCCTTGATAAGCAGCAGAATTTTGACTGGAGTAAAAGTCACCGTGCTTTATGCCTTGGAGAGTGGGTGTTCTCTTGTACAGCAATGTTTCATGTACCTGGAACAGTAAATGTTTATTTGAGTCTCGATGGCAGGACACCCATTAGCCAGATCCTGAAATTTGACTATATCTCAACTCCAACTAATCAGGAGCTGTTCTCTACTGTTGTGGGGTTTCGCCAACAACTATGTCTTGCTCACCTGCTCTTCTCTAAATCTAAAATTTTTGATATGCCGTCATGTATCCCTCATTCTCCTGGTGATGCACTTCTGCTCAAGTGCATATTGAGTTGA
- the LOC113302176 gene encoding transcription factor bHLH148-like — MTSSSVIMNLDSTTNSSSPESSRKKRKRKNLNSSSSISLYNQKQLIQTNKWKSESKQRIYSTKLLEALHRVRNTSSSSSSSSLPRGGRAVREAADRALAFEAKGKTRWSRAILTSRIKLKLKKVNKPRLVVGNENSKKKQAIKVPARVNTKVPVLQKKVRVLGRLVPGCRKVSFPDLLEEATDYIAAMEMQVKAMTALAELLSGLGSTNSTSTSSSATTTTTTNNSNNQVSYRQPAISLAGSESFDVMPGVVLGNPPPI; from the coding sequence ATGACATCTTCATCGGTGATTATGAATTTAGATTCAACAACAAATTCATCATCACCAGAATCATCAAGAAAGAAGCGAAAAAGGAAAAACctaaattcatcatcatcaatttcTCTATACAATCAGAAACAATTAATCCAAACAAACAAATGGAAATCAGAATCAAAACAACGGATCTACTCAACTAAACTTCTCGAAGCTCTTCATCGTGTTCgtaacacttcttcttcttcatcatcgtcaTCTCTGCCACGGGGAGGCAGAGCTGTTCGTGAAGCGGCTGATCGAGCTTTAGCATttgaagcaaaaggaaaaacaaggTGGAGCCGGGCGATACTTACAAGCCGGATTAAATTGAAATTAAAGAAAGTTAATAAACCTAGATTAGTAGTTGGTAATGAGAATTCAAAGAAGAAACAGGCGATTAAAGTGCCGGCGAGAGTGAATACTAAAGTACCGGTTTTACAGAAGAAAGTTCGTGTTCTTGGACGGTTAGTGCCGGGTTGTAGAAAGGTATCGTTCCCGGATTTACTTGAAGAAGCTACCGATTATATTGCCGCTATGGAAATGCAAGTTAAAGCTATGACTGCTCTGGCTGAGCTTTTATCTGGACTAGGGTCCACCAactccacctccacctcctcctcagccaccaccaccaccaccaccaataacaGCAACAATCAGGTCTCCTACCGCCAGCCAGCAATTAGTCTAGCTGGCTCCGAGTCTTTTGATGTCATGCCAGGTGTTGTTCTTGGCAACCCTCCTCctatttag